DNA from Cyanobacteriota bacterium:
GAACAAAGCCTAGAAGGGACGAAGTTCTTAGTTGTGCAGTTCGTAGCTCAGGATGGCAGTTTGTTATCTGATTATGAAGTAGCAGCCGATAGTGTCGGTGCGGGGGTGGGTGAATGGGTTCTGGTTAGTCGTGGGAGTGC
Protein-coding regions in this window:
- a CDS encoding EutN/CcmL family microcompartment protein, coding for MQIAQVRGTVVSTQKEQSLEGTKFLVVQFVAQDGSLLSDYEVAADSVGAGVGEWVLVSRGSA